The Geotoga petraea region AAAGAATAGAAAAGGTAATTATGGATCTCCTTATTCTATTTCAAAGTACGACGAAATATCTTATGAATATGGAGGTATAGATCAATTCAAAAAAATAATCAAAAAATCAAAAGAACTTGGTATGCAAGTTATGATAGATATAGTTTTTAATCATACTTCGAATGATTCATATATTTCAAAAAATCATAAAGATTGGTTTATTTTGAATGATGATGGGGATTTTTTTAGGAAGGAGCCAGATTGGTTTGATATAGCTGATTTGAATTTTAAAAATAGTGAATTGTGGGATTATTTGATAAATATTTTAAAATTTTGGAAAGATATTGGTGTCGAAGGATTTAGATGTGATGTAGCCTCTCTTATTCCTTTAAATTTTTGGGAAAAGGCCAGAAGTCAAGTTGATCCAGAAAAAAAACTTATATGGTTGGCCGAAAGTATGGAACCAGAGTATCTACGGGCTCTTAGAAAAGAGGGATATGATGTAGTTTCTGATACAGAATTATATAGAGTTTTTGATTATACTTACGATTATGATGGATACGAAAAAATACATAAATATTTTAAAGGTGAAATAGAATTATCTGGTATAGTAGAATATATAAAAACACAACAAACAATTTACCCAAGGGAATCTTTGAAGATGAGGTTTTTAGAAAATCACGACAAACCCAGAATAGCAAGTTTAATTTCTTCCAAACAGAGATTAAAGAATTGGACGACATTTTATATGACTTTACCTGGATCTTCCTTAATTTATGCTGGACAGGAAATAAAAGATGATAAGTACCCAGATTTATTTGAAAAAACGTCTATAAATTGGGATGATGGAGATTACGAATTTTTAAATTTTATAAAAAAAATAATAGTTATTTCAAAAGAAATTAAAGCTGAATCAAAATATTTTGAAATCAATGAAGTTAAAAAAGGTGTTGTAGAAGTTAAATGGACTGGAGAAAAATATGATTATCTTATTATTTTGAATTTAGAAGAAAAATATGGAAATATTTTTTTAAATAATTTTTATGAAGGATATGATATGATTAATAAAGAAAAAATTAAATTAAATAAAAAATATAAATTACAAAAAGAACCACTGATTATAAAGTCTATAAAATAGCTTCTAAAACTGATAAAAGTTTTATTTTTCAACCAAAAAATGTTATAATTTTTAAAGTATAAATAATTTTCTTCGGAGGTGTATAATGGGGCTTTTTGATAAATTAAAAAAAGGGTTATCTAAAACAAGAGAAACATTTTTTGGAGGGATAAAAACCCTTTTCGCGGGTAAAAAATTGGATGATGAAGTCCTTGAAGAGTTAGAAGAGATATTGATAATGTCAGACATGGGTATGGAAACCGTTGAAAAAATATTAGATGATCTAAAAAGTGAATATAAAAAACAAGAACCAGATGATCCTTTGTTATTGTTAAGAGATATTATGGTGTCTAACCTTGAATCAGAGGGATTTAATGCAAATCCACAGCAAAATCCATACATCATTTTTGTAGTTGGAGTGAATGGTAGCGGGAAAACCACTACAATTGCAAAGTTGTCTAAAAAATATATAAGTGAAGGTAAAAAAGTTGCTATAGCGGCTGCTGATACCTTTAGAGCTGCTGCTATTGAGCAAATAAAACATTGGGGAGAAAAAATTGGAGCTACCGTTATTGCACACGAACATGGTTCTGATGCTGCAGCTGTGGTTTTTGACACTCTTAAACATGCAAAATCAAAAGGTAAAGAAATCGTTATTGTAGATACAGCTGGAAGACTACATAATAAGAGCCATCTAATGGAAGAATTAAAAAAAATTAAAAGAGTTATAGAAAAAGAAACAGATGGCCCACATGAAACCTTGTTAGTTTTAGATGGAACGACTGGACAAAATGGTGTACAACAGGCGAAAGCTTTCAAAGATTCTGTCGATATAACAGGCGTTGTTGTTACGAAGTTAGATGGTACTGCAAAGGGAGGAATAGCTTTTTCTATAAATAATCAGTTAAATATACCTATAAAAATGATAGGTGTAGGAGAAAAAGAAGACGACCTTCAAATGTTTGACCCAAAATCTTACGTAAATGCACTTCTTGGGGTTGAAGATGATGGCTGATTTTTGGAAAGATACAGTCAAATGTCCGATTTGTGGAAATGAATTTATGTTTAGTAAGGTATCTAGTCAAGCTATAAAGGTTAAAGAAAGGGATATAGATTTAAAACCTATTTATAAAGGCGTCAATCCATTAAAATATTCTTTGATAACTTGCCCCCACTGCTACTTTACATTTAATGAAAAAGATGCCGAAAATATAAAAAATGAAATCAAGGAATTACACTTTTCAAAAATACAGGATTTTTTGAAAACTCTTTCTGAAAAAGATATGAAGGGTTTAGATAATTATGATACAAAGGATTTGGATTTTTATAAAAAGCAAATAGTGATAGCTTCAGAGATATATTCTATTTTAGAAAAACCTTTTGAAGTTTCCAGATTGCTTTTAAAATTATCTTGGGTTTATAGGGAAGAAAACGATGAAAAGAGAGAACTAAAGATTTTAAACAACATACTCAAAATAAATAACAAATTCTATGAATCAGCAGATAACGATAGGGAAACAATATTTTTACTATTTTATGATTCATATATTAATTATAGATTAGGTAAAAAAGAAGAAGCTGCGAAAAATATTGAACGATTAGTGAGAAATTATTCTAAAACCAAATCTCCTTATATAAAAGCAGCAAAAGAATTACGGGGTGAACTCAAATGAAAAAGATATTATTATTTTTGGTATTAATTATGATTATCTTTATTTTTTCTGGCTGTTCTATGTTTTCACAACAAGAAGAACCAAAATTGCCAGATCAAGATATACAAGAGTTACAAGAATCGATTAATCAATTAAACGAAAAATTAACTAAAATGGAAAAAGATATTAACCAATTATCCGACGAATTTTATCAGAATAAAAGGAAAGAGAGTTATGATTATAGTGTAATAACCGATTTGAAAACTCAATTTTCTTCCATGAAAGAAAGGTTGACATTGATAGAAGGCTTAATTTATAAAGGTGAAAGTTCTGATAAAGTTGAAAAAATATTGAATTTAAACAAAAGAGTTGAAAACATAGAAAAATCGATAACTTCTATTGAAACTGGTGGGACTTCAAGTTCTTCAACAGTTATAGGTGAAAAAGTAGGAAATATTGAAGAAGAAATAAATATGTTGAAATCTGAAATTTCAGATATTAAAAATAACCAAGAAGATATATACATATTAAACAAAATAAGTGAAATAAATGAAAGATTGGACTCTATAGAAAAGCAAAAATCTTCATCGAACATTGAATTTAATGAAGATGAAATAAGAGCTTTAATTGACAAAACGATAAAGAATATGGATTTGAGTACGTATCTTGAAGATACTATAGAGTACAAAGCTGAGCAAGCTATATCCAAGCTCTATTATGGGTCTCAAAGTGAAAGCCTTATTAAAATAAACGAATTATCAGAAAATGTTTTAAAGCTTGAAGAACAAATTCAAAATCTTGAATATCAATTTCAAACATTGTCTTCAAAACCTTCAAATAGCTTACAAGAAAGGTATTTAAGTGAAATTACTGATTTGGAAAAAAAGATAAATGCAGCACTGTTTTCAATAGGTGATTCGCAGTTAAGATCATTGTATGAAAACCAAGAAGAAATAGTTTATACTGTTAAATCAGGTGATTATCTTGGAAAAATATCAAATGCATTTTCTTTAGGTCCTAATGGCGTTGATATAATTATGGCTGCAAACAACATTGAAGATCCAAAATATATAAGAGTTGGTCAAAAATTGACAATTCCTGTTGGAAATATTGAGAATTATATAGAATGGCCTTTAAAATCCACAAAATCATCTGAATATAATAGAATAGTTATAAAGTTTGGCCAAAGGACAGAAAATGGGATTTCTTCCGGTATAGGAGTTCTGCCAGCAAAAAATGAGCAGGTTTACCCTCTATTACCAGGAAGAGTTATTGAAACTGGCACTGCTATGAATGGCAATTGGTATGTAAAAATAGATCATGGAAATTCTATTGTTAGTATGATTAGTAATATAAGGACTATATATGTTAAAGAGGGAGATTGGGTTAATAACGAAAGCTCTCTTGGCTTAGTTGAAAAAGATAAAATCGTATCGCTTGAATTGTGGAAGAGTGGAGAACCGAAAGATCCGTTAAAATTATTCTTCAAAATTTCAGGAGATTTTATGGCTACATATTATACTGAGTGGGACGATAAGTACGTTCACTATCCTACTTTTAGAATAACTAAATCAGGAAAAATTCCAACTGTTTGGAAAACCATTGCTGCTGACCCTGATGTATTACCTATAGGAACCGTTGTTTATATACCAGAGTTAAAAGAACTGCCTAATGGCGGTTTTTTTGTAGTAGAAGATACTGGTGGAAAGGTAATCGGAAAAAAAATTGATATTTATGTTAATGATGTAAGACTCGCCCAAAAAACAGAAGACGTTACCATATATATAGTTGGTAAGGAGGGTTAATGATGGGATTAACGGTAAAAAGTAGCTATGCAATGAGAGCTCTTTTTGAATTGGCTCTTTTGAATAAAGATGGTGTTAAAAAAG contains the following coding sequences:
- a CDS encoding 3D domain-containing protein codes for the protein MKKILLFLVLIMIIFIFSGCSMFSQQEEPKLPDQDIQELQESINQLNEKLTKMEKDINQLSDEFYQNKRKESYDYSVITDLKTQFSSMKERLTLIEGLIYKGESSDKVEKILNLNKRVENIEKSITSIETGGTSSSSTVIGEKVGNIEEEINMLKSEISDIKNNQEDIYILNKISEINERLDSIEKQKSSSNIEFNEDEIRALIDKTIKNMDLSTYLEDTIEYKAEQAISKLYYGSQSESLIKINELSENVLKLEEQIQNLEYQFQTLSSKPSNSLQERYLSEITDLEKKINAALFSIGDSQLRSLYENQEEIVYTVKSGDYLGKISNAFSLGPNGVDIIMAANNIEDPKYIRVGQKLTIPVGNIENYIEWPLKSTKSSEYNRIVIKFGQRTENGISSGIGVLPAKNEQVYPLLPGRVIETGTAMNGNWYVKIDHGNSIVSMISNIRTIYVKEGDWVNNESSLGLVEKDKIVSLELWKSGEPKDPLKLFFKISGDFMATYYTEWDDKYVHYPTFRITKSGKIPTVWKTIAADPDVLPIGTVVYIPELKELPNGGFFVVEDTGGKVIGKKIDIYVNDVRLAQKTEDVTIYIVGKEG
- the ftsY gene encoding signal recognition particle-docking protein FtsY, whose product is MGLFDKLKKGLSKTRETFFGGIKTLFAGKKLDDEVLEELEEILIMSDMGMETVEKILDDLKSEYKKQEPDDPLLLLRDIMVSNLESEGFNANPQQNPYIIFVVGVNGSGKTTTIAKLSKKYISEGKKVAIAAADTFRAAAIEQIKHWGEKIGATVIAHEHGSDAAAVVFDTLKHAKSKGKEIVIVDTAGRLHNKSHLMEELKKIKRVIEKETDGPHETLLVLDGTTGQNGVQQAKAFKDSVDITGVVVTKLDGTAKGGIAFSINNQLNIPIKMIGVGEKEDDLQMFDPKSYVNALLGVEDDG
- a CDS encoding DUF2225 domain-containing protein, which gives rise to MADFWKDTVKCPICGNEFMFSKVSSQAIKVKERDIDLKPIYKGVNPLKYSLITCPHCYFTFNEKDAENIKNEIKELHFSKIQDFLKTLSEKDMKGLDNYDTKDLDFYKKQIVIASEIYSILEKPFEVSRLLLKLSWVYREENDEKRELKILNNILKINNKFYESADNDRETIFLLFYDSYINYRLGKKEEAAKNIERLVRNYSKTKSPYIKAAKELRGELK
- a CDS encoding alpha-amylase family glycosyl hydrolase encodes the protein MTNKFNELKNKVIYEIFLRNYSKSGTFNEVYCDLERIKKLGVDIIWFMPFYPIGKKNRKGNYGSPYSISKYDEISYEYGGIDQFKKIIKKSKELGMQVMIDIVFNHTSNDSYISKNHKDWFILNDDGDFFRKEPDWFDIADLNFKNSELWDYLINILKFWKDIGVEGFRCDVASLIPLNFWEKARSQVDPEKKLIWLAESMEPEYLRALRKEGYDVVSDTELYRVFDYTYDYDGYEKIHKYFKGEIELSGIVEYIKTQQTIYPRESLKMRFLENHDKPRIASLISSKQRLKNWTTFYMTLPGSSLIYAGQEIKDDKYPDLFEKTSINWDDGDYEFLNFIKKIIVISKEIKAESKYFEINEVKKGVVEVKWTGEKYDYLIILNLEEKYGNIFLNNFYEGYDMINKEKIKLNKKYKLQKEPLIIKSIK